A stretch of the Desulfobaculum bizertense DSM 18034 genome encodes the following:
- a CDS encoding RidA family protein → MKKIVHTDAAPAAIGPYSQAVIKDSTLFISGQLPVDPKTGELVEGIEAQARQSLTNVKAILEEAGSSLEKVVRTGVFMKDLKDFAAMNAVYAEFFAGDFPARSCVQVAALPKDALVEIEVIADL, encoded by the coding sequence ATGAAAAAGATCGTTCATACTGATGCTGCTCCGGCTGCAATTGGTCCATATTCCCAGGCTGTTATCAAGGACAGCACATTGTTCATCTCTGGTCAGCTTCCTGTTGACCCCAAAACCGGTGAGCTGGTTGAAGGCATTGAAGCTCAGGCTCGTCAGAGTCTGACTAACGTGAAGGCCATTTTGGAAGAAGCTGGAAGCTCCCTCGAAAAGGTCGTTCGTACCGGCGTTTTCATGAAGGATCTGAAAGACTTCGCAGCAATGAATGCTGTGTATGCGGAGTTCTTTGCGGGCGATTTCCCGGCCAGAAGCTGCGTTCAGGTTGCAGCACTGCCTAAGGATGCCCTGGTTGAGATTGAGGTCATTGCAGATCTGTAG